Proteins encoded together in one Hevea brasiliensis isolate MT/VB/25A 57/8 chromosome 16, ASM3005281v1, whole genome shotgun sequence window:
- the LOC110642366 gene encoding E3 ubiquitin-protein ligase At1g12760: MSTATSTINARVPTSTRSSDDIVDATPLISPASHGESGNNSATRSARRQSLRDAARFLRRASSRRMMREPSMLVRETAAEQLEERQSDWAYSKPVVILDIIWNFAFVAVAVAVLILSREEHPNMPLRLWIAGYAFQCVLHMLCVCVEYRRRRRRRVAFVGMERGLGSDGNSSSGSRGDSGEYVTLAQLEEDGTSHSSVAKHLESANTMFSFIWWIIGFYWVSAGGQTLAHGSPQLYWLCIIFLGFDVFFVVFCVALACVIGIAVCCCLPCIIAILYAVADQEGASKEDIDQLPKFKFRRIGDNEKLAAEAQGPLGGIMTECGTDSPVEHVLSEEDAECCICLSAYDDGVELRELPCGHHFHCACVDKWLYINATCPLCKYNILKSSSRVREEV, encoded by the exons ATGTCCACCGCGACCTCCACAATTAACGCCAGGGTCCCCACCTCGACTCGATCCTCCGATGACATCGTCGACGCAACGCCGTTGATTTCCCCTGCCTCCCATGGCGAATCCGGGAACAATTCCGCCACTCGATCCGCCCGCCGTCAATCCCTACGCGACGCCGCGCGATTCCTGCGTCGCGCCAGCAGTCGTCGCATGATGCGGGAGCCCTCGATGCTGGTGCGCGAGACCGCCGCCGAGCAGCTCGAGGAACGGCAGAGCGACTGGGCGTATTCGAAACCTGTGGTGATTCTCGACATTATCTGGAACTTTGCGTTTGTGGCGGTGGCTGTGGCGGTGCTGATATTAAGCAGGGAAGAGCATCCCAATATGCCATTGAGGCTGTGGATTGCTGGGTATGCGTTTCAGTGCGTGTTGCATATGCTTTGTGTGTGTGTGGAGTATAGGAGGCGGCGGAGGAGGCGAGTGGCATTTGTAGGGATGGAGCGAGGGCTTGGAAGTGATGGGAATTCGAGTTCCGGATCGAGAGGGGATTCTGGGGAGTATGTTACGTTGGCTCAACTGGAGGAAGATGGAACCAG CCACAGCAGTGTTGCAAAGCATCTGGAATCTGCGAATACAATGTTTTCTTTTATCTGGTGGATCATTGGCTTTTACTGGGTATCTGCTGGTGGCCAAACTTTGGCGCATGGTTCCCCTCAACTCTATTG GCTTTGTATAATTTTTCTGGGTTTTGATGTGTTCTTTGTCGTTTTCTGTGTTGCTCTGGCATGTGTTATCGGCATTGCTGTTTGCTGCTGTCTTCCCTGTATTATTGCAATCTTATATGCTGTCGCTGATCAG GAAGGAGCATCTAAGGAAGACATAGATCAGCTCCCAAAATTCAAATTCCGTAGAATTGGTGATAATGAGAAACTTGCTGCCGAGGCACAAGGACCTCTGGGTGGAATAATGACCGAATGTGGCACAGATTCACCAGTGGAACATGTTCTTTCAGAGGAGGATGCG GAATGTTGCATCTGCCTCTCTGCTTATGATGATGGAGTTGAGCTAAGGGAACTTCCTTGTGGTCACCACTTCCACTGTGCCTGTGTAGATAAGTGGCTGTACATTAATGCTACCTGCCCTCTCTGCAAGTACAATATCTTGAAGAGTAGCAGCCGAGTTAGGGAGGAAGTGTAG